One part of the Glycine soja cultivar W05 chromosome 11, ASM419377v2, whole genome shotgun sequence genome encodes these proteins:
- the LOC114373536 gene encoding probable WRKY transcription factor 69, producing MHHRRFSKLIHVADPDEPESGPEPASEAGPASPSSGEDTKTEAPSPKKRREMKKRVVTIPIGDVDGSKSKGENYPPSDSWAWRKYGQKPIKGSPYPRGYYRCSSSKGCPARKQVERSRVDPTKLIVTYAYEHNHSLPLPKSNSSAASAAVSDGATSSSPADSAARYPPEEEMKVFATDSDLELAGDAAVLLSHHHHHHFGWFDDVTSTGVLESPICGEVDDVAVPMREEDESLFADLGELPECSAVFRRLNIPATSAIRCGGITG from the exons ATGCATCACCGTAGATTCAGCAAATTAATACATGTGGCTGACCCAGATGAGCCTGAGTCCGGGCCCGAGCCCGCCTCAGAAGCTGGGcctgcttctccttcttccgGTGAAGACACAAAAACTGAAGCACCGTCACCCaagaaaag GAGGGAGATGAAGAAGAGGGTGGTGACGATACCGATCGGTGACGTGGATGGATCTAagagcaaaggagaaaattATCCACCGTCGGATTCATGGGCCTGGAGGAAGTACGGCCAAAAGCCCATCAAAGGCTCCCCTTACCCAAG GGGATACTACCGATGCAGCAGTTCAAAGGGGTGTCCCGCAAGGAAGCAAGTTGAGCGAAGCCGTGTGGACCCCACAAAGCTAATAGTCACCTACGCATATGAACACAACCACTCCCTCCCTCTCCCAAAATCAAATTCCTCCGCGGCTTCCGCCGCTGTAAGCGACGGCGCCACCTCCTCCTCACCGGCAGATTCCGCCGCCAGGTACCCGCCGGAGGAGGAGATGAAGGTGTTTGCGACGGACTCAGACCTCGAACTCGCCGGCGACGCGGCGGTTCTGCTcagccaccaccaccaccaccacttcgGGTGGTTCGATGACGTGACGTCCACCGGCGTCCTCGAAAGCCCGATCTGCGGCGAGGTGGATGACGTGGCGGTGCCGATGAGGGAGGAGGACGAGTCGCTCTTCGCCGATCTCGGCGAGTTGCCGGAGTGCTCGGCGGTTTTCCGGCGGTTGAATATTCCGGCGACCAGCGCGATCCGGTGCGGCGGCATCACAGGATAA